The Lebetimonas natsushimae genomic sequence AATTCCAGGATATACCCTTTTTAATATTTCGCTAAGTGCTTTTTTATCCGGTGTCAGCGGTGATGCAATATAGGCAATGTTTCCGAAAATTACAAGACCGAGTCTGTCGTTTTTTCTTTTTTGTATAAAATCGTTTATTATCTCTTTTGAAACGGTTAGTTTATCAAACTGGGCCATCGAACCGCTTGTATCCAAATCAATCACAATATCATAACCTTTTTTTTGGGTATAAATAATTTTGGTTTTAACAGGGCTTGCAAGTGCAATGCTTAAAAAAAGAACGGTTAAAAATTCCCAGATGTTTATAAATTTTTTGTATTTTAAAATAAAAGCGTTTGGAAAAATTATTTTATCGCTTCTTAAGGGACATTTCAGTCTGCAAATTATATAAATTACGGGAATTAATAAAAATATAGGATATTCAAACACGAATTTCCTTTATAAAATTTTTTATTTTTTCTCTGTCTTCTTCGCTCAGCGGCGGTACTTCTTTTTTATATTTGTATCTCTTAAGCGATTTTACAATTTCTTCGTATTTAACTCTATTTTCTTCATTGACAAAATTTCTGGCAAGCTCGGTAAATTCATAAGCCGTTTTTTTGGAATTGTTAAAATCAAGATTTTTCAGTTTTTCTAATAGTTTTTTCTTTGGATGTTTCTTTTGGAGTTTTTTTATTGCGAAAATGATGGCTGCTATAACTAAAATAATTGTTATAGCAACAAGAGCAATAAAATAAAAATCAATAATCTCGACATTTGGCTTTATATCTCGAATAGGTATCATTTAAAAAGCCTTATAAGTTTTGGTATCGGATTTTCATTTGTATAAATTTTTGTAAAAGGAATTTTCAGTTTTTTAAAATGGATATA encodes the following:
- a CDS encoding vWA domain-containing protein; protein product: MFEYPIFLLIPVIYIICRLKCPLRSDKIIFPNAFILKYKKFINIWEFLTVLFLSIALASPVKTKIIYTQKKGYDIVIDLDTSGSMAQFDKLTVSKEIINDFIQKRKNDRLGLVIFGNIAYIASPLTPDKKALSEILKRVYPGIAGEKTAIYDALFLSTNLFKNSNAKDKVIILLTDGMDNSSVTPIDIVIKKLKKEKIKVYTIGIGDEIDRETLRIIANKTGGRFFNVFSTGELKEIYKTINKLEKTEIKSNIIIKKKYYFEYPLILAIFFFLIMVYKRQLKWKF